The stretch of DNA ATGCCCTGGCAGAACGACTGGCCTCATTCTCCACCGCCACCGTACAGGAACGGATCACTGCCACGGTGAGGGAGGATGTGGGCGCCCTCGGACACCATCTCACCCTCTCCAGCTGGTGCGACCAGACGCTCGGGACTCAGATCGTTGAACAGATCAACAGCGAACTGGTCAAATGGTGTGAAGCGTTTCTAGACGAAGGCCACGCGACCTGGTCGATGCCGGGACGAGACCAGGGCCTCTACGCAGCCTGGAAGCAGGTGGCAGGGAAAGAGTGGGCGACGTGCGGCATTGTGGACAGCCGGCGGAAAATTTCGGCGCTGCCGGAACACCCCGAAGACGCCGTCTTGGACTGTCTCGAGGCGCTGGCGATCCCCGTGAAATTCCGGCAGGACTACCTCTCGCTCCAACTGGCGGCTCTCCCGGGTTGGGCCGGCTTCATTAAATGGCGCGCGGAAGAAACCGACTATGCCTGGCAGCAGGCCTACCCTGTCGGGCTGGTGAAGTTCCTCGCCGTCCGCCTGTGGTATGTACGCGAACTGGTCCAAAAAGTTTGCCGGGACGAATTAGGCATCGACGGAAACTATCCCGCGGTGATGGACTACATGACGCGCCAGTCTCATGCGTATGTCATGCATAAGGAATGGACTGCCGGACGGCTCCCCGCCGCCTTTGCCGACCGAGTCGCTCACCTCCATCACACAATGCGCCAGCGGCAACAGGAAGCGCCGGTGCTCTCCCACAAATGGGAGTCGCTGACCCAGCACTACCAGATCGAGTTCGGACCTCGTCGCGAGCGAGCCGCGCAACGGCTCATGGCTCGCCGCTTGCTCACGCTGGCGCAGGCGCTCGAGATCGTTCCGGCGCTCCTCATGGACGGTCCGCTGACGGCCCTTCGCACCCTACTGGACTGGATTGAGGCCTTTCCGGAATCCGCGCATGGCCCGGTGTGGCTCAAGGCCTTCGAGGCCGGGTACCAAGATCACCTCTTCGGCATGCTGTTGCGTGCGCCGGTCAAACCCCAACCCGCTGCCGCCGAGCCACAAGCGCCGGTACGACCCCATTCCCAATCGGTCTTTTGCATCGATGTGCGGTCCGAGCCGTTCCGTCGCCACCTGGAATCGACCGGGGCCAACGACACCTATGGGTTTGCCGGGTTCTTTGCGGTCTTCATCCGCTACCGGGCTTGGGGCAAGGAACACGAGACGGAGCAGTTCCCCGTCATCATGCGTGCGAAAAACGAGGTGCGCGAGATCCCCCGCAGCTATCTGGATCACTACGTATCCAAACACCAGTCGCGCGCTAAACTGGTTCACGCCGGACATACGCTCCTGCATGATCTGAAAGAAAACGTCGTCACCCCCTATGTCATGGTGGAGTCGCTGGGCTGGTTCTACGCGCTGCCCATGATGGGCAAAACGATGTTGCCGGCCTTCTACAAACGTCTGACCGGTTGGGTGCGGCGGTTGTTTGTCCCGCCCATCGCGACGATTCTCACGGTGGACAAACTGGCGCCGGCGGAAACCGAGGAGATGGTGGTCTCCGAGCAGCGAGCCTTAATCTGGAAGGCTCTGCGCGACCGACTGGGGCTGCACGGATCGCGGGTCGAGGCCGAATTCGTCGAGGCCTTACGGCGGCGGGCACTGGACGACGATGCACCAGTGGAACCGTTCCTGAGCGAGGCGGCCAAATCGGTCGATCTGTCGACCGAACAACTCACGACCTTCCTCGAAGAACTCCGGCGGCACTACCGGATCAATCGCCGCGCGGCCTCCCGCCAGAAAGAACGGATCACGCGGACCGGCTTTACGCTCGACGAACAGGTCATGACCATAGAAACCGCCCTGCGCATGATGGGCCTGGTCAGAAACTTTGCCCGGCTCGTGCTCTTCTGCGCCCATGGCAGCACCACCGAGAACAACCCGTTCGAATCGGCGCTGGACTGCGGCGCTTGCGGGGGAAACGAAGGCAAACCGAACGCGCGTGTGCTGGCCGCGATGGCCAACCGCCCGCCCGTGCGGGAACGCCTGGCGAAACGCGGCAT from Nitrospira sp. encodes:
- a CDS encoding DUF2309 domain-containing protein yields the protein MDPVIRTDDPADLEARRMELRGMIRLASEVIAQYWPMRTFVHHNPLHSLEYLPFAETVRRGRQFLGGNGYLPGDVYRRYLKSGRILVRHIDEALASLALDQEIDLGPCRISHRDVLRSCLTHGLSSATDEPFDRLMEHEPNEEQVDALAERLASFSTATVQERITATVREDVGALGHHLTLSSWCDQTLGTQIVEQINSELVKWCEAFLDEGHATWSMPGRDQGLYAAWKQVAGKEWATCGIVDSRRKISALPEHPEDAVLDCLEALAIPVKFRQDYLSLQLAALPGWAGFIKWRAEETDYAWQQAYPVGLVKFLAVRLWYVRELVQKVCRDELGIDGNYPAVMDYMTRQSHAYVMHKEWTAGRLPAAFADRVAHLHHTMRQRQQEAPVLSHKWESLTQHYQIEFGPRRERAAQRLMARRLLTLAQALEIVPALLMDGPLTALRTLLDWIEAFPESAHGPVWLKAFEAGYQDHLFGMLLRAPVKPQPAAAEPQAPVRPHSQSVFCIDVRSEPFRRHLESTGANDTYGFAGFFAVFIRYRAWGKEHETEQFPVIMRAKNEVREIPRSYLDHYVSKHQSRAKLVHAGHTLLHDLKENVVTPYVMVESLGWFYALPMMGKTMLPAFYKRLTGWVRRLFVPPIATILTVDKLAPAETEEMVVSEQRALIWKALRDRLGLHGSRVEAEFVEALRRRALDDDAPVEPFLSEAAKSVDLSTEQLTTFLEELRRHYRINRRAASRQKERITRTGFTLDEQVMTIETALRMMGLVRNFARLVLFCAHGSTTENNPFESALDCGACGGNEGKPNARVLAAMANRPPVRERLAKRGIEIPPDTHFLAGQVDTTTDEVHLFDLEDAPPTHRKDVTRLYDDLREAAQLTSQERCSRFPDVGAVLPLDEASAHVAGRSADWSQVRPEWGLSSNTTFIIGRRELTKGLNLAGRVFLHSYDYREDPTGRWLEVLLTAPQVVAQWINMEHYFSAVDNDVYGSGSKIYHNVVGRIGIMSGPWSDLRLGLAWQTVMNDEMPYHEPMRLLTLVEASRARIEKLIARHEVLQHFYHNEWVHLATLDPEDGVWYRYMPSGVWRRVRNPSDT